A window of the Pangasianodon hypophthalmus isolate fPanHyp1 chromosome 12, fPanHyp1.pri, whole genome shotgun sequence genome harbors these coding sequences:
- the mazb gene encoding myc-associated zinc finger protein, which translates to MDTAWSSFLFQTTPTQTHLEGSLQSELMQVHASSPQSPPPEPVATPPSTVDTTALSEDPVPEKPPVRPGRAAHICAICNKQFKNSYNLRRHQSVHTGVRLKGGSSQNREGGSKEATEPLSLLQLSIVPPTSGLPTPPPQQPLLTHDTSDLAMTSTVTPLPPPTAIVMPTGEPVQRPVNPTPNANVVRKNHACETCGKAFRDVYHLNRHRLSHSDEKPFSCPVCQQRFKRKDRMSHHVRSHQGGVEKPYVCPHCAKAFSRPDHLNSHVRQVHSTERPFKCPTCESSFATKDRLRAHMIRHEEKVPCHICGKLLSAAYITDHMRVHNQSQHHACHLCNRSFTTLTYLRIHAQKHHGQEWKESGFGSSGSVLVCHLCGVHCKTLTQLQGHMGTHNPPGSSSGEGAPDGTVVLSSSSSSMAPAPAVFVSANTMVDLLVTDCSCIAQEPQS; encoded by the exons ATGGACACTGCATGGAGCAGTTTTCTCTTCCAG ACCACGCCCACCCAAACCCATCTGGAGGGCTCTCTCCAATCAGAGCTCATGCAGGTCCACGCGAGCTCGCCTCAGAGCCCGCCCCCCGAGCCCGTGGCCACGCCCCCGTCGACTGTGGACACCACCGCCCTCAGTGAGGACCCTGTACCTG AAAAGCCACCAGTTCGACCAGGCCGTGCTGCTCATATCTGTGCCATCTGCAACAAGCAATTCAAAAATAGCTACAACCTGCGGCGGCACCAGTCTGTTCACACAGGTGTGCGTCTAAAAGGAGGGTCCTCCCAGAACCGGGAAGGCGGCTCTAAAGAGGCTACTGAGCCTCTGTCCCTTCTCCAACTCAGTATAGTCCCACCCACTTCAGGGCTTCCCACACCGCCTCCGCAGCAGCCGCTGCTTACTCATGACACCAGTGATTTAGCCATGACCAGCACAGTCACGCCCCTTCCCCCCCCAACAGCCATCGTCATGCCAACGGGGGAGCCAGTCCAG AGGCCGGTGAACCCAACCCCAAATGCTAATGTGGTGCGAAAGAATCACGCATGTGAGACTTGTGGGAAGGCCTTCAGGGACGTTTACCACCTGAATCGGCACCGGCTCTCGCACTCGGATGAGAAGCCCTTCTCCTGTCCCGTGTGCCAGCAGCGCTTTAAGAGGAAAGACCGAATGAGCCACCACGTGCGCTCACACCAGGGTGGCGTTGAGAAGCCCTACGTGTGCCCGCACTGTGCCAAGGCCTTTTCTCG CCCTGACCACCTCAACAGCCATGTCAGACAAGTTCATTCTACAGAACGACCTTTTAAATGTCCG acGTGTGAATCGAGTTTTGCCACAAAAGATCGACTGCGCGCTCATATGATCCGGCATGAGGAGAAGGTTCCATGTCACATCTGCGGCAAACTGCTCTCAGCTGCATACATCACTGATCACATGAGGGTGCACAACCAGTCACAACATCATGCCTGCCATCTGTGTAACAGAA GTTTTACAACGCTTACGTACCTGCGCATACATGCTCAGAAGCACCACGGTCAGGAGTGGAAGGAAAGCGGCTTTGGTTCCAGTGGTTCTGTTCTAGTATGTCATTTGTGTGGCGTGCACTGCAAGACCCTCACGCAGCTGCAGGGCCACATGGGTACCCACAATCCCCCAGGCAGCAGCAGTGGAGAGGGTGCACCTGATGGCACAGTGGtgctgagcagcagcagcagcagcatggcACCGGCACCTGCTGTCTTTGTGAGCGCCAACACCATGGTGGACCTGCTGGTCACCGACTGTTCCTGCATCGCACAGGAGCCACAGAGCTAG